One Microlunatus soli genomic window carries:
- a CDS encoding glycosyltransferase family 39 protein produces MTTADQARVTVPRFAARFVLPLAAVVAVVQWVAGLRGGPYFDEAYMLSLGRHHLDWGFADQPPVTPLLAAAMDHLVPGSLPVLRIPAVLATAGAVAVAGLIARELGADRRAQLLTAGAQATALWVTMAGRWLTPYTVEPVQWLLLLWLLLRWVRVRDDRLLLLLGVVAGIAAETKFQVLLLCAVLLLSVLITGPRELLRRPLFWAGVGIAGVIALPTLIWQGRNGWPQLRMGPIAASESLLYGGRPGIAISLIGMAGVAGMVLLIYGLWRFFGDRELRTYRFLAVSFLALYVFFVITQGRPYYLNGLYGPVIAAGALGLQRRREARERDGLPPRRGWLIWPAYAVSVAAAIGMLILGTSMGSSRPGDQIARNAATGYQQIPAADRSRTVVMGQSYIYAAYLDNYGPRYGLPPAYSGNRGYGYSDPPPASADQVLLVGSDPDQLRPYFSSITVVVDGGQDGTSVWLCSGQRLAWTSLWPKLRTLTVG; encoded by the coding sequence GTGACCACAGCTGACCAAGCCCGAGTGACCGTTCCGCGCTTCGCTGCGCGCTTCGTGCTGCCACTGGCAGCCGTTGTCGCCGTCGTCCAATGGGTCGCCGGCCTGCGGGGTGGCCCGTACTTCGACGAGGCCTACATGCTCAGCCTCGGCCGGCATCATCTGGACTGGGGCTTTGCCGACCAGCCGCCGGTGACGCCGTTGTTGGCGGCGGCGATGGATCACCTCGTCCCGGGATCGCTCCCGGTGCTGCGGATCCCCGCGGTGCTGGCCACCGCCGGTGCGGTCGCGGTCGCCGGGCTGATCGCCCGCGAGCTGGGCGCCGACCGCCGAGCGCAGCTGCTGACCGCCGGAGCTCAGGCGACGGCGTTGTGGGTCACGATGGCCGGGCGTTGGTTGACTCCGTATACCGTCGAACCGGTGCAGTGGCTGCTGCTGCTCTGGCTGCTGCTGCGCTGGGTCCGGGTGCGTGATGATCGACTTCTGCTACTGCTCGGCGTTGTCGCCGGTATCGCGGCCGAGACGAAGTTCCAGGTGCTGCTGCTCTGCGCGGTGCTGCTGTTGTCGGTATTGATCACGGGTCCGCGGGAGCTGCTGCGCAGACCGCTGTTCTGGGCCGGGGTCGGGATCGCCGGTGTGATCGCGTTGCCGACACTGATCTGGCAGGGCCGCAACGGCTGGCCGCAGCTGCGGATGGGCCCGATCGCCGCCTCGGAATCGCTGCTCTACGGCGGCCGGCCGGGCATCGCGATCAGCTTGATCGGGATGGCCGGCGTCGCCGGCATGGTTTTGTTGATCTACGGCTTGTGGCGGTTCTTCGGCGATCGCGAGTTGCGGACGTACCGCTTCCTGGCCGTCAGCTTCCTGGCGCTCTACGTGTTCTTCGTGATCACCCAGGGCAGGCCGTACTACCTCAACGGCTTGTACGGTCCGGTGATCGCCGCCGGCGCTCTCGGACTGCAACGCCGTCGCGAGGCCCGCGAACGGGACGGGCTGCCGCCCCGCCGTGGTTGGCTGATCTGGCCGGCGTACGCGGTGTCGGTTGCGGCAGCGATCGGCATGCTGATCCTCGGCACCTCGATGGGCTCGTCGAGACCCGGTGATCAGATCGCCCGCAACGCCGCCACCGGCTACCAGCAGATCCCGGCGGCCGACCGGTCACGGACCGTCGTGATGGGGCAGTCCTACATCTATGCCGCCTATCTTGACAACTACGGCCCGCGGTACGGCCTCCCGCCGGCCTACAGCGGCAACCGTGGCTACGGCTACAGCGATCCGCCGCCGGCGTCGGCGGATCAGGTGCTGTTGGTCGGCTCGGATCCGGACCAGCTGCGGCCCTACTTCTCCTCGATCACGGTCGTTGTCGACGGAGGACAGGACGGCACCAGCGTCTGGCTGTGCAGCGGGCAGCGGCTGGCCTGGACGTCGCTCTGGCCGAAACTGCGGACGCTCACCGTCGGCTGA
- a CDS encoding sugar porter family MFS transporter yields MNNEVPDEAARPGDDQPAMADMGTAGKPPRRKRNIAIWLFGALGGILWGYDTGVIGGAMLFIDKDMDLTPLVEGMVVSGLLLGAMVGALSSGRLSDRLGRKKLIMAGGIVFVIGTLGAALAPNPPLLILFRLIIGVGVGIVSVVVPMYLSELAPKHIRGGLSSLMQLMVTTGIFVAYLVDFAFAGSGAWRWMIGLGVVPAVILFIGISTQPESPRWLVAAHRGEKQALQTLLQLRGNYTEAEREMNEIKASVAEEERETEPLKLSDLFTPRLRILFTIGVLLVFFQNFGGINTIIYYAPTLLTNIGFTPSQSIIGNAAIGLLNMLMTLPAMRLIDKVGRKPLLIVGASGMCFGMLFLGVTTLAGLTDDRGPLAMVITLAGIAIYIASFAISWGPVQWVVLPELFPLRIRAGAMGLCTTLNWLFNLAVALAFPSLLSIFGAAPNFFFFACTTFLALMFAWRLLPETKGRSLEEIEHDLVGSRAPSPAV; encoded by the coding sequence ATGAACAATGAGGTCCCGGACGAGGCTGCGCGCCCCGGCGATGATCAACCTGCGATGGCCGATATGGGAACGGCCGGAAAACCACCGCGACGAAAACGCAATATCGCGATCTGGTTGTTCGGTGCCCTCGGCGGCATCCTGTGGGGCTATGACACCGGCGTGATCGGCGGCGCCATGCTCTTCATCGACAAGGACATGGACCTCACCCCGTTGGTCGAGGGCATGGTGGTCAGCGGACTGCTGCTCGGCGCCATGGTCGGTGCACTCTCCTCCGGTCGACTCTCCGATCGGCTCGGCCGCAAGAAGTTGATCATGGCCGGCGGCATCGTCTTCGTGATCGGTACCCTCGGCGCCGCTTTGGCCCCGAACCCGCCGCTGTTGATCCTGTTCCGACTGATCATCGGCGTCGGGGTCGGGATCGTGTCGGTCGTCGTTCCGATGTATCTCAGCGAGCTGGCGCCCAAACACATCCGGGGCGGACTGTCCTCGCTGATGCAGTTGATGGTCACCACCGGCATCTTCGTCGCCTACCTGGTGGACTTCGCGTTCGCCGGTTCCGGTGCCTGGCGCTGGATGATCGGCCTCGGGGTGGTGCCGGCGGTGATCCTGTTCATCGGGATCAGCACCCAACCGGAAAGTCCGCGATGGTTGGTTGCGGCCCATCGCGGGGAGAAACAGGCCTTGCAGACGTTGCTGCAGCTGCGCGGCAATTACACCGAGGCCGAACGCGAGATGAACGAGATCAAGGCGAGTGTCGCCGAGGAGGAACGAGAGACCGAACCACTCAAGCTGTCCGATCTCTTCACTCCCCGGCTGCGGATCCTGTTCACCATCGGCGTGCTCCTGGTGTTCTTCCAGAATTTCGGCGGCATCAACACGATCATCTACTACGCGCCGACATTGCTCACCAACATCGGATTCACGCCGTCCCAGTCGATCATCGGTAATGCAGCCATCGGCCTGCTCAACATGCTGATGACCCTTCCCGCGATGCGACTGATCGACAAGGTCGGACGCAAACCGTTGTTGATCGTCGGTGCGTCCGGGATGTGCTTCGGGATGCTCTTCCTCGGCGTCACGACGCTGGCCGGGCTGACCGATGATCGGGGACCGTTGGCCATGGTGATCACTCTGGCCGGAATCGCGATCTACATCGCCAGCTTTGCGATCTCCTGGGGCCCGGTCCAGTGGGTTGTGCTGCCCGAGCTGTTCCCGCTGCGGATCCGAGCGGGTGCGATGGGTCTGTGCACGACGTTGAACTGGCTGTTCAACCTCGCCGTCGCCCTGGCCTTCCCGAGCCTGCTGAGCATCTTCGGCGCCGCGCCGAATTTCTTCTTCTTCGCCTGCACCACCTTCCTGGCGCTGATGTTCGCCTGGCGACTGCTGCCGGAGACGAAGGGCCGGAGCCTGGAGGAGATCGAACACGACCTGGTCGGTTCGCGTGCTCCGTCCCCGGCCGTGTGA
- a CDS encoding SRPBCC family protein: protein MNTESFSRSRHIAASADQIFALLSNPARHRETEPDDWVRDAIDTEPITEVGQIFGMNMYAEGAGGAYVIHNRVTVLEPGRSIGWEPGQYNDAGELECGGWRWRYDVADAADGGAEVTLHYDWSRVPEPVREYFGGMPIFGPEFLDKSLETLDRTISGVQEGVAAR from the coding sequence ATGAACACCGAGAGTTTCAGCCGCAGCCGGCACATCGCCGCCAGCGCCGACCAGATCTTCGCCCTGCTCAGCAACCCCGCTCGACACCGCGAGACCGAGCCGGACGACTGGGTCCGGGACGCGATCGACACCGAACCGATCACCGAGGTCGGCCAGATCTTCGGGATGAACATGTATGCCGAGGGCGCCGGCGGCGCCTACGTCATCCATAACCGGGTGACCGTCCTCGAACCGGGCCGCAGCATCGGATGGGAGCCCGGGCAGTACAACGACGCCGGCGAACTGGAGTGCGGCGGCTGGCGGTGGCGCTATGACGTCGCCGACGCCGCCGACGGTGGTGCCGAAGTCACCCTGCACTACGACTGGAGCCGAGTGCCGGAGCCGGTGCGCGAGTACTTCGGCGGAATGCCGATCTTCGGGCCCGAATTCCTCGACAAGTCGCTGGAAACTCTTGATCGGACGATCAGCGGAGTTCAGGAAGGCGTCGCCGCTCGATAG
- a CDS encoding DUF899 domain-containing protein, whose amino-acid sequence MPETISAPDATAKSLPPVVDNDAWRTELDALRAREKAATRELDAIAAQRRRLPMVQLPDYTLTGVDGPISLVDIFDGRSQLITYHHMWSPGAEWQCGGCTGFTSQFTRLDFLNAYDARFVVVTQGEIGEALAYKEKVGNRMDWYSTADSPFGADVDAPPGGGFGVNVFLRDGDTVYRTWHTAGRGTEQLSHTFPLIDLLPWGRQESWQESPDGWPQSPPYSGWLDSPDIARLYGSTA is encoded by the coding sequence ATGCCCGAGACGATTTCCGCTCCCGATGCAACCGCGAAGTCGCTACCTCCCGTCGTCGACAACGACGCCTGGCGCACCGAACTGGACGCACTCCGGGCCCGGGAGAAGGCGGCCACCCGGGAACTGGACGCGATCGCCGCGCAGCGCCGGCGACTGCCGATGGTCCAGTTGCCCGACTACACGCTGACCGGCGTGGACGGTCCGATCAGCCTGGTCGACATCTTCGACGGCCGATCGCAGTTGATCACCTACCACCACATGTGGTCGCCGGGCGCCGAGTGGCAGTGCGGCGGCTGCACGGGCTTCACGTCCCAGTTCACCCGACTGGATTTCCTGAACGCCTACGACGCCCGCTTTGTGGTCGTCACGCAGGGAGAGATCGGCGAAGCCCTTGCCTACAAGGAGAAGGTCGGCAACCGGATGGACTGGTACTCCACCGCCGACAGCCCGTTCGGGGCCGACGTCGACGCCCCGCCCGGCGGCGGATTCGGGGTCAACGTCTTCCTCCGCGACGGGGACACGGTCTACCGCACCTGGCACACGGCAGGCCGCGGCACCGAGCAACTCAGCCACACCTTTCCGCTGATCGACCTGCTTCCCTGGGGCCGACAGGAATCCTGGCAGGAGTCCCCCGACGGCTGGCCGCAGTCGCCGCCGTACTCCGGGTGGCTGGACTCCCCTGACATCGCCCGGCTGTACGGCTCGACCGCCTGA
- a CDS encoding TetR/AcrR family transcriptional regulator, producing the protein MPTESAPPRQSYHHGSLREALLEAGLELTRTGGPGALVLRDVTRRVGVSPNAAYRHFADRDSLLAAVAIRIQQGMVERMGDQLPPAPVDRAGAARAQLSAVGLGYIGFALKEPGWFEVAFAEIDGLPAAATDDGPAPLRWLVDALDRLVASGELAAEARAGAEWPCWSAVHGFALLALKGPLRSQPPELVWSSAQRTVDTIITGLLTPAA; encoded by the coding sequence ATGCCGACCGAATCCGCGCCACCGCGGCAGAGCTACCACCACGGCAGCCTGCGGGAGGCACTGTTGGAAGCAGGGCTGGAACTGACCCGGACGGGTGGGCCGGGCGCGCTCGTGCTGCGCGATGTCACCCGGCGGGTCGGGGTGTCGCCGAACGCTGCCTACCGGCATTTCGCCGACCGGGACAGCCTGTTGGCCGCGGTCGCGATCCGGATCCAGCAGGGCATGGTCGAGCGGATGGGGGACCAGTTGCCGCCCGCTCCGGTCGATCGGGCGGGCGCCGCCCGCGCGCAACTGAGCGCGGTCGGCCTCGGATACATCGGCTTCGCGCTCAAGGAGCCGGGATGGTTCGAGGTCGCCTTCGCCGAGATCGACGGCCTGCCGGCCGCCGCGACCGACGACGGGCCGGCGCCGCTGCGCTGGCTCGTCGACGCGTTGGACCGCCTCGTCGCCTCCGGCGAGCTGGCCGCCGAGGCGAGAGCGGGGGCGGAGTGGCCGTGTTGGTCGGCGGTCCACGGGTTTGCGCTGTTGGCGCTGAAGGGGCCGTTGCGATCGCAGCCGCCGGAATTGGTCTGGTCCTCCGCGCAGCGGACCGTGGACACGATCATCACCGGCCTGCTCACTCCTGCAGCCTGA
- the prmC gene encoding peptide chain release factor N(5)-glutamine methyltransferase, giving the protein MESRLAVRPLLADARSRLQEAGIESVDADAWALLQAATGRSRTELMIADDLSAEQADDFATLVARRVAREPLQHITGVAYFRHVQLEVGPGVFVPRPETEVMTGWVIDRLREVPDRTPVVVDLCTGSGAIARALADELPGADIHAVELSEQAAHWAAKNLAGTGVELRVGDMAEAFTDLDGTVDVVVCNPPYVPLLAWESVQVEARDHDPELALFSGDDGLDAIAVLTRVAARLLRPDGWVACEHAEVQSEAVPALFARHGGYRQIRDHRDLSDRPRFTTARLAGAGGT; this is encoded by the coding sequence ATGGAATCACGGTTGGCGGTCCGCCCGTTGCTCGCCGACGCCCGGTCCCGGCTGCAGGAGGCAGGGATCGAGAGTGTGGACGCCGATGCCTGGGCCCTGCTGCAGGCCGCCACCGGTCGATCGCGGACCGAGCTGATGATCGCCGACGACCTGTCGGCGGAGCAGGCGGACGACTTCGCCACCCTGGTGGCGCGACGGGTCGCACGGGAACCGCTGCAGCACATCACCGGCGTCGCCTACTTCCGGCATGTGCAGCTGGAGGTCGGGCCGGGGGTCTTCGTCCCGCGGCCGGAGACCGAGGTGATGACCGGCTGGGTGATTGACCGGCTGCGCGAGGTCCCCGACCGGACCCCCGTGGTCGTCGATCTCTGTACCGGTTCGGGTGCGATCGCCCGAGCGCTGGCCGACGAACTGCCCGGGGCGGACATCCACGCTGTCGAGCTGAGCGAGCAGGCTGCGCACTGGGCGGCCAAGAATCTTGCCGGCACCGGGGTGGAGTTGCGGGTCGGTGACATGGCCGAGGCGTTCACCGACCTGGACGGGACTGTCGACGTGGTGGTCTGCAACCCGCCGTACGTGCCGTTGCTGGCGTGGGAGTCGGTGCAGGTCGAGGCCCGTGATCACGATCCGGAGCTGGCCCTGTTCTCCGGTGACGACGGGCTGGATGCGATCGCCGTGCTGACCCGGGTTGCGGCCCGGCTGCTCCGGCCGGACGGCTGGGTGGCCTGTGAACATGCCGAGGTGCAGTCCGAGGCCGTTCCGGCACTGTTCGCCCGGCACGGCGGCTACCGCCAGATCCGCGATCATCGTGACCTCAGCGATCGGCCGCGGTTCACGACGGCCAGGTTGGCCGGTGCCGGTGGCACATGA
- a CDS encoding L-threonylcarbamoyladenylate synthase, whose product MNDQATEPPATGELTDEAAQNGSATPEPRFRRFDCTDPSDRAAVTAAATAARRAIEAGDCVVLPTDTVYGIGADAYSAEAVQRLLDAKGRGRDMPPPVLIADPSVLKGLTEDVPEAAEELVKALWPGALTIICTAKSSLRMDLGETAGTVAVRVPDHDLTRALLRQTGPMAVSSANRTGHRAALTCDEAIDQLGDAVAVYLDGGAVGGADGKPSTMIDFTVKPTGQILRRGALSLETLREYLPDLEDLTSDEPERPTYTVADLRARHTLQPPESSTGPGTSG is encoded by the coding sequence ATGAACGACCAGGCCACCGAGCCGCCGGCGACCGGCGAGCTCACCGACGAGGCTGCCCAGAACGGGTCGGCCACCCCGGAACCACGCTTCCGGCGCTTTGACTGCACCGATCCCTCCGATCGGGCGGCTGTCACGGCGGCAGCGACCGCCGCCCGCCGCGCCATCGAGGCCGGTGACTGCGTGGTGCTGCCCACCGACACCGTGTACGGGATCGGTGCCGACGCCTACAGCGCCGAGGCGGTGCAGCGACTGCTGGACGCCAAGGGTCGAGGCCGGGACATGCCGCCGCCGGTACTGATCGCCGACCCGAGCGTGCTGAAGGGGCTGACCGAGGATGTCCCGGAAGCTGCCGAAGAGCTGGTGAAGGCGCTCTGGCCGGGGGCGCTGACCATCATCTGTACGGCCAAGTCCAGCCTGCGGATGGACCTGGGGGAGACCGCGGGCACGGTGGCCGTCCGGGTCCCCGATCACGACCTGACCCGGGCCCTGCTGCGGCAGACCGGGCCGATGGCGGTCAGCAGTGCCAACCGGACCGGCCATCGGGCGGCGCTGACCTGTGACGAGGCGATCGACCAGCTCGGGGACGCGGTCGCGGTCTATCTCGACGGCGGTGCCGTCGGTGGCGCCGACGGCAAGCCCTCGACCATGATCGACTTCACCGTCAAGCCGACCGGCCAGATCCTGCGCCGCGGCGCCCTGTCGCTGGAGACGCTGCGCGAATACCTGCCGGACCTGGAGGACCTGACCTCCGACGAGCCGGAACGGCCGACCTACACCGTCGCCGACCTGCGCGCCCGGCACACCCTGCAGCCGCCCGAGAGTTCGACGGGCCCGGGAACCTCGGGCTGA
- a CDS encoding MraY family glycosyltransferase → MREYLLVLFISAATTYVFAAVWRRIALRTGAVAKVRQRDVHTVEMPYFGGVAMLSGVVAAFLVATNLPFLGQQPIVQSDSRAVLIAAAVICAVGVLDDLLELNPFAKLAGQVLAAGLLVAFGVKMLYIPLSNNTIALDSSVQIAITVFFVLLCSNAVNYVDGLDGLAAGIVCIGAVAYFIYAYLLTVQLDLVRATTSSLITVAVVGACIGFLPHNFQPARMFMGDSGAMLLGFLLACSTITLTGQMDSSQLENTGSGLAPTYLPLILPLATLALPILDFVLAFVRRTYRGKWWFVADKQHLHHRLMERGHGMRRAVLLMYAWTALASLGVIALGWLRSWEVAVAIVVVAIVLSILTLGKPVNGKSKAARPRHSRLNDRPEVENDATSRR, encoded by the coding sequence ATGCGTGAGTATCTGCTGGTCCTGTTCATCTCGGCGGCTACCACCTACGTGTTCGCCGCGGTCTGGCGCCGGATCGCGTTGCGGACCGGGGCAGTGGCGAAGGTCCGGCAGCGCGACGTGCACACCGTGGAGATGCCGTACTTCGGCGGGGTGGCGATGCTCTCCGGCGTGGTGGCGGCGTTCCTGGTCGCAACCAACCTGCCGTTCCTGGGCCAGCAGCCGATCGTGCAGTCCGACTCCCGGGCGGTGCTGATCGCTGCCGCCGTGATCTGCGCCGTCGGGGTGCTGGACGACCTGCTCGAGCTGAACCCGTTCGCCAAGCTGGCCGGTCAGGTGCTGGCGGCCGGGCTGCTGGTGGCCTTCGGGGTGAAGATGCTCTACATCCCGCTGAGCAACAACACCATCGCGCTGGACAGCAGTGTGCAGATCGCGATCACGGTGTTCTTCGTGCTGCTCTGCTCCAATGCGGTCAACTACGTCGACGGACTGGACGGGTTGGCCGCCGGGATCGTCTGCATCGGTGCGGTCGCGTACTTCATCTACGCCTATCTGCTGACGGTGCAGCTCGATCTGGTCCGCGCGACCACCTCCAGTCTGATCACGGTCGCCGTGGTCGGTGCCTGCATCGGCTTCCTGCCGCACAACTTCCAGCCGGCCCGGATGTTCATGGGGGACTCGGGTGCGATGCTGCTCGGGTTCCTGCTGGCCTGCTCGACGATCACCCTGACCGGGCAGATGGACTCCTCCCAGTTGGAGAACACCGGCAGCGGGCTGGCCCCGACCTATCTGCCGCTGATCCTGCCGCTGGCCACACTGGCGTTACCGATCCTGGACTTCGTGCTGGCCTTCGTCCGGCGGACCTACCGCGGCAAGTGGTGGTTCGTGGCCGACAAGCAGCACCTGCATCACCGGTTGATGGAACGCGGCCACGGGATGCGGCGCGCGGTGCTGCTGATGTACGCCTGGACCGCACTGGCCTCGCTCGGGGTGATCGCCCTGGGCTGGTTGCGCAGCTGGGAGGTCGCGGTGGCGATCGTCGTGGTCGCGATCGTGTTGTCCATCCTCACCCTGGGTAAGCCTGTGAACGGCAAGAGCAAGGCGGCCAGACCTCGGCACAGCCGGCTGAACGACCGTCCCGAGGTGGAGAACGACGCCACCTCCCGTCGCTGA
- the atpB gene encoding F0F1 ATP synthase subunit A, which produces MASPLTQAAPAAKRGPSVLGVIAIVLIVLSFALGISQAFTGHHEEGAGFHVGVENFHTPPFFEAIPWFTRALLLGTVSFVLALVFWLAMSSNHQLVPSKRQYLGETAYSFVRDGIARDQIGHDFKKYLPYLMALITFVVINNIWEVIPFTLFPTVSHVGWAYTLAVMTWLIYNAVGIRKHGAFGYLKHSVLPSGVPKALWFLVIPIEFLSNIIIRPVTLSLRLFANMFAGHLLVLVFAGGGEYLLFQTEPFINKLAGGAALIFSLAVFALETFVAAIQAYIITVLSAQYIGSALADDH; this is translated from the coding sequence ATGGCAAGCCCGCTCACGCAGGCCGCGCCAGCGGCCAAGCGAGGGCCCTCGGTGCTGGGTGTGATCGCGATCGTGTTGATCGTGCTCTCGTTCGCACTCGGGATCTCCCAGGCGTTCACCGGCCACCACGAAGAGGGTGCCGGATTCCACGTCGGTGTCGAGAACTTCCACACCCCGCCGTTCTTCGAGGCGATCCCGTGGTTCACCCGAGCCCTGTTGCTCGGCACCGTGTCGTTCGTGCTGGCGCTGGTGTTCTGGTTGGCGATGTCCAGCAACCACCAGCTGGTGCCGTCCAAGCGGCAGTACCTGGGCGAGACCGCGTACTCCTTCGTCCGCGATGGCATCGCCCGTGACCAGATCGGCCACGACTTCAAGAAGTACCTGCCCTACCTGATGGCACTGATCACCTTCGTGGTGATCAACAACATCTGGGAGGTCATCCCGTTCACGCTGTTCCCGACCGTGTCTCACGTCGGCTGGGCCTACACGCTGGCCGTGATGACCTGGCTGATCTACAACGCGGTCGGCATCCGCAAGCACGGAGCGTTCGGCTACCTCAAGCACTCGGTGCTGCCGTCCGGGGTGCCGAAGGCACTGTGGTTCCTGGTGATCCCGATCGAGTTCCTGTCCAACATCATCATCCGGCCGGTGACGCTCAGCCTGCGGTTGTTCGCCAACATGTTCGCCGGCCACCTGCTGGTGCTGGTCTTCGCCGGTGGCGGTGAATACCTGCTGTTCCAGACCGAGCCGTTCATCAACAAGCTCGCCGGTGGCGCTGCGCTGATCTTCTCCCTGGCGGTGTTCGCGCTGGAGACCTTCGTCGCTGCGATCCAGGCCTACATCATCACGGTGCTCAGCGCCCAGTACATCGGATCAGCCCTTGCTGACGATCACTGA
- the atpE gene encoding ATP synthase F0 subunit C, whose product MTPMELNGNIAIIGYGLGAIGPGIGVGLIFAAVIQGTARQPEARGAMMGTAWIGMALTEALAMIGIALAFVFAGQ is encoded by the coding sequence ATGACCCCAATGGAACTCAATGGCAACATCGCCATCATCGGCTACGGCCTGGGGGCAATCGGCCCGGGCATCGGCGTGGGCCTGATCTTCGCCGCTGTCATCCAGGGCACGGCCCGGCAGCCGGAAGCTCGTGGCGCCATGATGGGCACCGCATGGATCGGTATGGCACTGACCGAGGCGCTGGCGATGATCGGCATCGCCCTGGCCTTCGTCTTCGCCGGCCAGTAA
- a CDS encoding F0F1 ATP synthase subunit B — protein MINYLAPLATENPIIPGSAAEIIAAAVFMCILTYIIAKVVVPRFEKTYADRAAAIEGGIKKAEQAQAEAQAALESYQAQLADARGEANQIKEQAKTEGAQIVAEMRERAQAEADRIVAAAHSQLEAERSQIVGQMRGELGGLATSLAGRIVGESLDDDERARRTVDRFIADLESSDSAPQGADVK, from the coding sequence ATGATCAACTACCTGGCACCCCTGGCGACCGAGAACCCGATCATCCCGGGCTCGGCCGCCGAGATCATCGCGGCCGCGGTGTTCATGTGCATCTTGACGTACATCATCGCCAAGGTCGTTGTGCCCCGCTTCGAGAAGACCTACGCCGACCGTGCCGCCGCGATCGAGGGCGGCATCAAGAAGGCCGAGCAGGCGCAGGCCGAGGCTCAGGCGGCGCTGGAGTCCTACCAGGCCCAGCTCGCCGATGCTCGTGGCGAGGCCAACCAGATCAAGGAGCAGGCCAAGACCGAGGGCGCCCAGATCGTCGCCGAGATGCGCGAGCGGGCACAGGCCGAGGCAGACCGGATCGTCGCCGCAGCGCATTCGCAGTTGGAAGCCGAGCGGAGTCAGATCGTCGGTCAGATGCGCGGTGAGCTGGGTGGCCTGGCCACCTCGTTGGCCGGTCGGATCGTCGGTGAGTCGCTGGACGACGACGAACGGGCTCGGCGTACCGTCGACCGGTTCATCGCCGATCTGGAGTCCTCCGACTCAGCACCGCAAGGAGCAGACGTCAAGTGA
- a CDS encoding F0F1 ATP synthase subunit delta, with amino-acid sequence MSIESEAAVAELDAALDRIQVSDGLADELFSVVDLLDATPALRRALTDPSTPTERRQALANGLLQGKVSEATVGLVAEAVGKRLGHRALTDGLERQAVRAVLKVAEGNNALDEVEDQLFRFGRVVEGDPALRAAITDRSSTVDRRQSLVDSLLGGKATAQTVQLAKRAVAARDRNFSRTLNGYVEGAAALRNRVIATVRVARPLELEQRQRLQAALAGQVGRDVAIQEIVDPQLIGGIRVELGDEVIEGTVAGRLDQVRRQFG; translated from the coding sequence GTGAGCATCGAGTCCGAAGCCGCAGTCGCCGAGCTGGACGCCGCCCTGGACCGGATCCAGGTCAGCGACGGCCTGGCCGACGAATTGTTCAGCGTGGTCGATCTGCTGGACGCCACCCCGGCCCTGCGCCGGGCGCTGACCGATCCGAGCACGCCGACCGAACGCCGGCAGGCGTTGGCCAACGGCTTGCTGCAGGGCAAGGTCAGCGAAGCGACCGTCGGCCTGGTGGCCGAGGCGGTCGGCAAGCGGCTCGGTCATCGTGCCCTCACCGACGGGCTGGAACGACAGGCCGTCCGGGCAGTCCTCAAGGTCGCCGAAGGCAACAACGCGCTGGACGAGGTCGAGGATCAGCTCTTCCGGTTCGGCCGGGTCGTCGAGGGTGATCCGGCCCTGCGGGCGGCGATCACCGATCGGTCCAGCACGGTCGACCGGCGGCAGAGCCTGGTCGACAGCCTGCTGGGCGGCAAGGCGACCGCCCAGACCGTGCAGCTGGCCAAGCGAGCGGTGGCAGCGCGGGATCGCAACTTCTCTCGGACGTTGAACGGCTACGTCGAGGGCGCGGCTGCACTGCGGAACCGGGTGATCGCGACCGTACGGGTGGCCCGTCCGCTGGAGTTGGAGCAGCGACAGCGGCTGCAGGCAGCCCTGGCCGGGCAGGTCGGCCGGGACGTCGCGATCCAGGAGATCGTCGATCCCCAGCTGATCGGCGGGATCCGGGTCGAACTCGGTGACGAGGTCATCGAGGGCACCGTCGCCGGGCGGTTGGACCAGGTCCGGCGCCAGTTCGGCTAG